In Mangifera indica cultivar Alphonso chromosome 1, CATAS_Mindica_2.1, whole genome shotgun sequence, a single genomic region encodes these proteins:
- the LOC123194123 gene encoding acyl-coenzyme A thioesterase 13-like isoform X1 translates to MDLESVKRYLQRGGGEEEDEKKQGSTIDGLPLRYFERFILQGLHVDLIEPGRVVCSMKVPSRLLNGGNFLHGGATATMVDLVGSAVIYTTGAPMTGVSVEINVSYLDAAYLDEEIEIEAKTLRVGKTVGVVSVEIRKKKTGKIIAQGRHTKYLAMASKM, encoded by the exons ATGGATTTGGAGTCCGTGAAGAGATATTTGCAGAGAGGAGGTGGAGAAGAAGAGGATGAGAAGAAGCAAGGATCAACAATTGATGGATTGCCTTTGAGATACTTCGAACGTTTTATATTGCAAGGTCTTCATGTTGATCTAATTGAACCTGGTCGTGTCGTTTGCTCCATGAAAGTCCCTTCTCGTTTATTG AATGGTGGTAATTTCTTACATGGTGGAGCCACTGCCACAATGGTGGACCTGGTGGGTTCAGCTGTAATATACACTACTGGTGCTCCAATGACAGGAGTTTCAGTTGAGATTAATGTTTCATACTTGGATGCTGCCTATCTTGAT GAGGAGATTGAGATTGAGGCCAAGACTTTACGTGTGGGGAAGACTGTTGGTGTTGTCAGTGTTGAGATTAGGAAGAAAAAAACTGGGAAAATTATTGCTCAGGGACGTCATACTAAATACCTTGCTATGGCTAGTAAAATGTGA
- the LOC123194123 gene encoding acyl-coenzyme A thioesterase 13-like isoform X2, translating to MDLESVKRYLQRGGGEEEDEKKQGSTIDGLPLRYFERFILQGLHVDLIEPGRVVCSMKVPSRLLNGGNFLHGGATATMVDLVGSAVIYTTGAPMTGVSVEINVSYLDAAYLDLPFYIISNSAVYRAILEHKLFITMKQ from the exons ATGGATTTGGAGTCCGTGAAGAGATATTTGCAGAGAGGAGGTGGAGAAGAAGAGGATGAGAAGAAGCAAGGATCAACAATTGATGGATTGCCTTTGAGATACTTCGAACGTTTTATATTGCAAGGTCTTCATGTTGATCTAATTGAACCTGGTCGTGTCGTTTGCTCCATGAAAGTCCCTTCTCGTTTATTG AATGGTGGTAATTTCTTACATGGTGGAGCCACTGCCACAATGGTGGACCTGGTGGGTTCAGCTGTAATATACACTACTGGTGCTCCAATGACAGGAGTTTCAGTTGAGATTAATGTTTCATACTTGGATGCTGCCTATCTTGAT TTGCCTTTCTACATCATCTCGAATTCCGCAGTCTATAGGGCCATCCTGGAGCACAAACTCTTCATTACCATGAAGCAATAA